A region from the Brassica napus cultivar Da-Ae chromosome C8, Da-Ae, whole genome shotgun sequence genome encodes:
- the LOC106412685 gene encoding uncharacterized protein LOC106412685, whose amino-acid sequence MVWEVVEAEVQDNEKSNMAMALIFQSIPEALILQVGEFDTAKKVWDAIRTRHVGAERVKDARLHTLMADFDRLTVKETETIDKFVREEIKEAKLVKKFLKCLPRKKYIHIVASLEQVLDLKNTSFEDIIGRLKAYEEHVYEEEDNQEDQSKLMYANGEPQQYQTHDYNNNYTGRGHGGRFYNRGRGRGWFNGARDASRLTCFRCDKTRHVAYDCPDWLLKLQETQENDNMSTQEADELMMHEIVYLNEEKIVPNNYERRDGDDNIWYLDNGASNHMSGDRRYFVSVDDSVSGKVRFGDDSRIEIKRKGSIEFIDRNREPRKITDVYFIPNLKSNINSLGQATQAGCNIRMKGGHLIMHDRDGKLIAKAVR is encoded by the exons ATGGTATGGGAAGTTGTCGAAGCTGAGGTTCAAGACAATGAGAAGAGTAATATGGCTATGGCGCTCATATTTCAGTCGATACCAGAGGCACTGATATTACAAGTTGGAGAGTTCGACACCGCGAAGAAGGTATGGGATGCGATTCGAACCAGACATGTGGGAGCTGAGCGTGTCAAAGATGCAAGGTTACATACGTTAATGGCAGATTTTGATCGTCTTACGGTGAAAGAGACAGAGACAATTGACAAATTCGTTC GAGAAGAGATCAAAGAAGCGAAGCTTGTTAAAAAGTTTCTTAAGTGTCTACCTCGCAAGAAGTACATACATATTGTGGCTTCTTTGGAACAAGTCCTAGACCTCAAAAACACAAGCTTTGAGGATATTATAGGACGTCTAAAAGCTTATGAGGAGCATGTctacgaagaagaagataatcaAGAAGATCAAAGTAAGCTTATGTATGCAAACGGTGAACCTCAACAATACCAAACACACGACTACAACAACAATTATACAGGCAGAGGTCATGGAGGGCGGTTCTATAACAGAGGACGTGGTCGTGGTTGGTTCAATGGAGCAAGAGATGCATCAAGACTTACATGTTTTAGATGCGATAAAACAAGACATGTTGCATACGACTGTCCAGATTGGTTGCTTAAGCTacaagaaacacaagaaaatGACAACATGTCAACACAAGAGGCAGATGAATTGATGATGCATGAGATAGTATACCTAAATGaagaaaagattgtaccaaacAACTATGAAAGAAGAGACGGTGATGACAACATCTGGTATCTTGATAACGGGGCTAGTAATCACATGAGTGGTGATCGTAGATATTTTGTTTCTGTCGATGATTCAGTTAGTGGAAAAGTAAGGTTTGGAGATGATTCCAGGATCGAAATCAAAAGGAAAGGATCAATCGAATTCATAGACAGAAACAGAGAGCCGAGAAAGATCACAGATGTTTACTTCATTCCCAACCTTAAGAGCAATATAAACAGTCTTGGACAAGCAACTCAAGCAGGATGCAACATAAGAATGAAGGGAGGGCATCTTATAATGCATGACCGTGATGGGAAACTTATTGCTAAAGCggtaagataa